Proteins from a genomic interval of Rhizobium etli CFN 42:
- a CDS encoding aldo/keto reductase: MKHHAFGRMPFTVTNVGFGAWQIGGSWGDISEADGRAALNAALDAGMTFIDTADVYGDGRSEKIIADVLKTRGGERPMVATKAGRRLNPHVAEGYTKANLDGFIDRSLRNLAVESLDLVQLHCPPREVLYQPEVFEGLEALQSAGKIKGYGVSVEKVEDGLKAIEYPGVVSIQIIYNIFRQRPDHLFFQEARRRNVAIIARVPLASGLLSGKISRETQFASDDHRNFNRHGEAFDVGETFAGVPFEVGLQAVEEVRKLVPAGATMAAFALRWILMSDAVTVVIPGARNAEQARANAAAADLAPLSADVMAATRVIYERLIAPHVHQRW, encoded by the coding sequence ATGAAACACCATGCTTTCGGTCGCATGCCCTTCACCGTCACCAATGTCGGCTTCGGCGCCTGGCAGATCGGCGGCTCCTGGGGCGATATCAGCGAAGCGGACGGGCGGGCGGCGCTGAATGCCGCGCTCGATGCCGGCATGACGTTCATCGACACGGCGGATGTTTACGGCGACGGCCGCTCGGAAAAGATCATTGCCGATGTCCTGAAGACGCGCGGCGGCGAGCGTCCGATGGTCGCAACCAAGGCAGGCCGCCGCCTCAACCCACATGTCGCGGAAGGCTATACCAAGGCCAATCTCGACGGCTTCATCGACCGCAGCCTCAGAAACCTCGCTGTCGAGAGTCTTGATCTCGTGCAGTTGCACTGCCCGCCGCGCGAGGTGCTTTACCAGCCTGAGGTCTTCGAAGGTCTCGAGGCGCTGCAGAGCGCTGGCAAGATCAAGGGTTACGGCGTCAGCGTCGAAAAGGTCGAGGACGGGCTGAAGGCGATCGAATATCCAGGCGTCGTCAGCATTCAGATCATCTACAACATCTTTCGCCAGCGCCCCGACCATCTGTTCTTCCAAGAGGCGCGGCGCAGGAACGTGGCGATCATCGCCCGCGTGCCGTTGGCAAGTGGTCTTCTCTCCGGCAAGATCAGCCGCGAGACGCAGTTTGCCAGCGACGATCATCGCAATTTCAACCGCCACGGCGAAGCCTTCGATGTCGGCGAGACCTTTGCCGGCGTACCTTTCGAGGTCGGGCTGCAGGCGGTCGAGGAAGTGCGCAAGCTGGTGCCGGCCGGCGCCACCATGGCCGCCTTCGCGCTGCGCTGGATCCTGATGAGCGATGCGGTCACCGTCGTCATCCCAGGCGCCCGCAATGCCGAACAGGCGAGAGCCAATGCGGCCGCCGCCGATCTCGCACCGCTCTCGGCCGATGTCATGGCGGCGACGCGTGTGATCTACGAGCGGCTGATCGCGCCGCATGTGCATCAGCGCTGGTAG
- a CDS encoding (R)-mandelonitrile lyase produces MEIKPAGSRPSMKPPADYFTGAVRQDPLIEPPSPARVRATSVTFEPGARTAWHTHPLGQTLIVTSGKGLAQSWGEEIREIRAGDTVWFEPGEKHWHGAAPDTAMTHIAIHEALDGSHVDWMEHVSDEQYAGKA; encoded by the coding sequence ATGGAGATCAAACCCGCCGGCTCCCGCCCCTCAATGAAACCGCCGGCCGATTATTTTACCGGCGCCGTCCGCCAGGACCCGCTGATCGAGCCGCCGTCGCCCGCCCGGGTGCGGGCGACCTCCGTCACCTTCGAACCGGGTGCCCGCACGGCGTGGCATACGCATCCGCTCGGCCAGACGCTGATCGTCACCTCGGGCAAGGGCCTTGCCCAGAGCTGGGGCGAGGAAATCCGCGAAATCCGCGCCGGCGACACCGTCTGGTTCGAGCCTGGCGAGAAACATTGGCATGGTGCTGCCCCGGACACGGCGATGACCCATATCGCCATTCATGAAGCGTTGGACGGCAGCCATGTCGACTGGATGGAGCATGTCAGTGACGAACAATATGCCGGCAAGGCGTGA
- a CDS encoding class I SAM-dependent methyltransferase has translation MKTREERQALRASMPRTPLSAHHMENARLLPDRGELLYRIPNGGIGVEVGAAFGEYTAEILEKNRPAQLYLIDPWSMDRYSSGLDSIHTQFAAEIAAGRLHLMQGTSLEKLAEFEDDFLDWAYIDTDHSFELTWQELLLCEKKVKRTGRIAGHDFCTGNTVKPIVYGVVEAVTKFCKDYGWQFEFLTVESHAHFSYCLKRL, from the coding sequence ATGAAGACACGTGAAGAAAGGCAGGCGCTCAGGGCCAGCATGCCGCGCACGCCGCTCAGCGCCCACCACATGGAAAATGCCCGGCTGCTGCCGGATCGCGGCGAGCTGCTCTACCGGATCCCGAACGGCGGGATCGGCGTCGAAGTGGGAGCAGCCTTCGGCGAATATACGGCGGAGATTCTGGAAAAGAACCGCCCGGCGCAGCTCTACCTCATCGATCCCTGGTCAATGGACCGCTACAGCTCCGGCCTCGATTCTATCCACACGCAGTTCGCGGCCGAGATCGCAGCCGGGCGGCTGCATCTGATGCAGGGCACCTCGCTCGAAAAGCTGGCCGAGTTCGAGGACGATTTTCTCGACTGGGCCTACATCGATACCGACCATTCCTTCGAGCTCACCTGGCAGGAGCTCCTGCTCTGCGAAAAGAAGGTGAAGCGGACGGGGCGCATTGCCGGTCACGATTTCTGCACCGGCAATACGGTCAAGCCGATCGTCTATGGGGTCGTCGAGGCGGTTACGAAATTCTGCAAGGATTATGGCTGGCAATTCGAATTCCTGACGGTCGAATCGCACGCGCATTTTTCCTATTGCCTGAAGCGGCTCTGA
- a CDS encoding glutathione peroxidase — MTGNVLDIPVKTVDGRPTTLNEYKGRVLLIVNVASKCGLTPQYEGLEKLYGEKRERGFVIAAFPANDFKGQEPGTDAEILDFCTSTYDVTFPIFSKISVKGEAQHPLYRQLTKSGVTTTGDGPMRERLKAHGISGGDEDDILWNFEKFLIGRDGEIVARFAPDVTADDPRLVSAVDRELAKG, encoded by the coding sequence ATGACGGGCAATGTGCTGGATATTCCGGTCAAGACGGTGGATGGTCGACCAACCACGCTGAACGAATACAAGGGCAGGGTGCTTCTGATCGTCAACGTCGCCTCGAAATGCGGGCTCACGCCGCAATATGAGGGGCTTGAAAAGCTCTATGGGGAAAAGCGCGAGCGCGGCTTCGTCATCGCCGCTTTCCCCGCCAACGACTTCAAGGGCCAGGAACCCGGCACCGATGCCGAGATCCTCGATTTCTGCACTTCCACCTACGACGTTACCTTCCCGATCTTCTCGAAGATTTCGGTCAAGGGCGAGGCCCAGCACCCGCTCTACCGGCAACTGACCAAATCGGGCGTGACGACCACCGGCGACGGCCCGATGCGCGAACGCCTGAAAGCCCACGGCATATCAGGCGGCGACGAGGACGACATCCTCTGGAACTTCGAAAAGTTCCTGATCGGCCGCGACGGCGAAATCGTCGCCCGATTCGCACCTGATGTGACGGCGGATGATCCGCGGCTGGTTTCAGCGGTGGACAGAGAACTGGCGAAGGGATGA